The Xiphophorus hellerii strain 12219 chromosome 5, Xiphophorus_hellerii-4.1, whole genome shotgun sequence genome window below encodes:
- the wdr17 gene encoding WD repeat-containing protein 17 isoform X3 encodes MAKVKQVGLLAAGCQPWNKDVCAASGDRFAYCATLAIYVYQLDQQYNEFKLRSIMSEHKKTITAISWCPDNADLFASASADNLLIIWNVVEKKAAARLDNTKGVPVSVSWCWNSADGVAFVSQRGPLYVWDYRGSDAAVTVHKEAHSFLSDICLFRWHPSKKGKLVFGHTDGSLSVFQPGSKSQKHVLRPESLEGTDEEDPVSALEWDPLSIDYLLVSNIHNGVRLVDSEGLSCITSFCFPSAAASVQCLAWVPSAPGMFITGDSQVGVLRVWNVSRSTPLDSFKLKKTGFHALHVLSAPLAKRAQSSSSPSKSQHTSSTSEAVPPPTLSQNRAFSLPPGHAVCCFMDGGVGLYDMGAKKWDFLRDLGHVETIFDCKFKPDDPNLLATASFDGTIKIWDTNTLTAVSTSPGNEGVVYSLSWAPGDLNCIAGATSRNGAFIWDVRKGKIITRFNEHGKNGIFCISWSHKDSKRIATCSGDGFCIIRTIDGKILHKYKHPAAVFGCDWSQNNKDMIATGCEDRNVRVYYLATSSDQPLKVFTGHLAKVFHVRWSPLREGILCSGSDDGTVRIWDYTQDACINVLSGHTAPVRGLLWNTEVPYLLISGSWDYTIRVWDTRDGTCLDTVFDHGADVYGLTCHHSRPFTMASCSRDSTVRLWSLTPLVCPLLLNILTETPWDRIIGNTDAAMVPGSPPLLCGKVSRDIKQELDKLSGDGRSRKLRWFSESFCPPGGSSNLWDLVFVINGQDDSLLPASYSKGVMHMKHLVKFKTSEAQELTIVKMSKFGGGIGAPSKEERLKEAAEIHLRLGQIQRYCELMVELGQWEKALAVAPGVSMKYWKKLMQRRADQLMADDNDDAIPYCIATGDIKKLVSFFTSRGQLLEALLIVQGACEGNIRSPQSSSINHTTNDVDNRQQYHSLLHHVCQELAEWYFQDGCSVLAACCHLAVDNIQSAMASLIRGNELELAACVGLVLGEAANQSTAYCLELLARKYMTAPTWELSADLLQMIPDNHVLLAKLCAFHPGSAAEINQLHQRCGLPSLDECADLAVAAAADGDLFSAMKFHLLSSEPELALQMGLGFLKEQLAGSDWTVDGVQPILDLLSYIRTDRLVLPRLTQERSELLILCGYIGGLLAIRRSYCSIVPALYEFTSQLLKRREVGVPLQIQQLSAELEAWRAATQPDSPPSESQREEFSRLQRKIQLTEPGALVLVGPDYVTGSNLPSHSDLHPSCFTGHRIQGPVFLLEDNKSAISLNDALMWAKVNPFSPLGTGLRINPF; translated from the exons CTGGACCAGCAGTACAACGAGTTCAAGCTGCGCTCCATCATGTCGGAGCACAAGAAGACGATCACGGCCATCAGCTGGTGTCCCGACAACGCCGACCTGTTCGCCTCCGCCTCTGCCGACAACTTGCTCATCATCTGGAACGTGGTGGAGAAGAAGGCCGCCGCCCGGCTGGACAACACCAAAG GCGTCCCCGTCTCCGTCAGCTGGTGCTGGAACTCGGCGGACGGCGTGGCGTTCGTGTCGCAGCGCGGCCCTCTTTACGTCTGGGACTACCGAGGGTCTGACGCGGCGGTCACCGTCCACAAGGAGGCGCACTCCTTCCTGTCGGACATCTGCCTGTTCCGCTGGCACCCGAGCAAGAAGGGCAAGCTGGTGTTCGGACACACAGACGGCAGCCTGTCCGTCTTCCAGCCCG GCAGTAAAAGCCAGAAGCACGTCCTGCGTCCAGAGTCCCTGGAGGGGACGGACGAGGAGGACCCGGTCAGCGCCCTGGAGTGGGACCCTCTGTCCATCGACTACCTACTAG tgtCCAACATCCATAACGGCGTGCGGCTGGTGGACAGCGAGGGTCTGTCCTGCATCACGTCCTTCTGCTTCCCGTCCGCCGCCGCCTCCGTCCAGTGCCTGGCCTGGGTTCCCTCGGCTCCGGGGATGTTCATCACCGGGG ACTCGCAGGTCGGCGTGCTGAGGGTCTGGAACGTGTCTCGCTCCACGCCATTGGACAGCTTCAAGCTGAAGAAGACAGGATTTCACGCTCTGCACGTGCTCAGTGCCCCGCTGGCCAAAAGAG CTCAGAGCTCCAGTTCTCCCAGTAAGAGCCAGCACACCAGTTCCACCAGCGAGGCCGTCCCTCCGCCGACCCTGTCCCAGAACCGGGCCTTCTCTCTGCCGCCCGGTCACGCCGTCTGCTGCTTCATGGACGGCGGCGTCGGACTCTACGACATGGGGGCCAAGAAATGGGACTTCCTGAGAGACTTG GGCCACGTAGAAACCATCTTTGACTGCAAGTTTAAACCTGATGACCCCAACCTGCTGGCGACGGCCAGTTTTGATGGAACCATAAAAATCTGGGACACCAACACGCTGACGGCCGTTTCCACGTCGCCCGGCAACGAAGGCGTGGTTTACTCTCTGTCCTGGGCTCCAG GAGACCTGAACTGCATCGCCGGAGCGACGTCTCGTAATGGAGCGTTCATCTGGGACGTCAGGAAGGGGAAAATCATCACCCGCTTTAACGAG CACGGTAAGAACGGGATTTTCTGCATATCGTGGAGCCACAAAGACTCCAAGAGGATCGCCACCTGCAGCGGAGACGGGTTCTG CATCATCAGAACCATCGACGGGAAAATCCTGCACAAGTACAAACATCCTGCTGCCGTGTTCGGCTGCGACTGGAGCCAGAACAACAA GGACATGATAGCGACCGGCTGTGAGGACAGGAACGTGCGCGTTTACTACCTGGCCACCAGCTCTGATCAGCCGCTCAAGGTTTTCACTGGACACCTGGCCAAGGTGTTCCATGTCCGCTGGTCGCCGCTCAGGGAGGGAATCCTCTGCTCCGGCTCTGACGACGG AACGGTCCGGATCTGGGACTACACCCAGGACGCCTGCATCAACGTTCTGAGCGGACACACGGCGCCGGTCCGAGGCCTGTTGTGGAACACCGAGGTTCCCTACCTGCTCATCTCAG GGTCCTGGGATTATACGATCAGAGTGTGGGACACCAGGGACGGGACGTGTCTGGACACCGTCTTCGACCACGGAGCCGACGTCTACG GTCTGACGTGTCACCACAGTCGTCCCTTCACCATGGCGAGCTGCAGCAGGGACAGCACCGTCCGTCTCTGGTCCCTCACGCCGCTCGTCTGTCCTCTGCTGCTCAACATCCTGACGGAGACGCCCTGGGACCGGATCATCGGGAACACAG ACGCGGCCATGGTCCCCGGCTCGCCGCCGCTGCTCTGTGGGAAAGTGTCCAGAGACATCAAGCAGGAGCTGGACAAGCTGAGCGGAGACGGCCGGTCCAGGAAGCTGCGCTGGTTCTCCGAAAGTTTCTGT CCTCCAGGGGGCAGCAGCAACCTGTGGGACCTGGTGTTCGTCATCAACGGCCAGGACGACTCGCTGCTTCCTGCCAGCTACAGCAAAGGCGTGATGCACATGAAACACCTGGTGAAGTTTAAAACG tctGAAGCTCAGGAGCTGACGATCGTTAAGATGTCGAAGTTCGGCGGAGGAATCGGCGCGCCGAGCAAAGAGGAGCGTCTGAAGGAAGCAGCAGAGATCCACCTGAGGCTGGGTCAGATCCAGAGGTACTGCGAGCTCATGGTGGAGCTGGGACAG TGGGAGAAAGCCTTGGCGGTGGCGCCCGGAGTCTCCATGAAGTACTGGAAGAAACTCATGCAGAG ACGAGCCGATCAGCTGATGGCCGACGATAACGACGACGCCATCCCGTACTGCATCGCCACCGGCGACATTAAGAAGCTCGTATCGTTcttcaccagcagggggcagctgCTGGAGGCCCTGCTGATCGTACAG GGAGCGTGTGAAGGGAACATCCGTTCCCCGCAGAGTTCGTCCATCAACCACACGACCAACGACGTGGACAACAGGCAGCAGTACCACAG CCTCCTTCATCACGTCTGTCAGGAACTAGCCGAGTGGTACTTCCAAGATGGCTGCTCCGTCCTGGCCGCATGCTGCCACCTGGCGGTCGACAACATCCAG TCGGCCATGGCCAGCCTGATCCGGGGAAACGAGTTGGAGCTGGCTGCGTGTGTGGGACTGGTCCTGGgagaagcagccaatcagagcacgGCTTACTGCCTGGAGCTGTTGGCCAGGAAGTACATGACGGCCCCAACATG GGAGCTCTCCGCTGACCTGCTGCAGATGATCCCTGATAATCACGTCTTACTGGCCAAGCTGTGCGCCTTCCACCCAGGAAGTGCTGCAGAGATCAACCAGCTGCACCAGCGC TGCGGCCTTCCCTCCCTGGATGAGTGTGCGGATCTGGCGGTAGCCGCGGCGGCCGACGGCGATCTGTTCTCTGCCATGAAGTTCCACCTGCTGAGCTCTGAGCCTGAACTCGCCCTGCAGATGGGCCTCGGCTTCCTGAAAG AGCAGCTGGCCGGATCTGATTGGACGGTGGACGGCGTTCAGCCAATCCTGGATCTGCTGAGCTACATCCGGACCGACCGCCTCGTCCTGCCCAGGCTCACCCA ggagCGCAGTGAGCTGCTGATCCTGTGCGGTTACATTGGAGGCCTACTGGCCATCAGACGGAGCTACTGCAGCATCGTTCCTGCTCTCTACGAGTTCACCAG CCAGCTGCTGAAGCGGCGGGAGGTCGGCGTTCCTCTGCAGATCCAGCAGCTGTCGGCGGAGCTGGAGGCGTGGCGCGCGGCGACGCAGCCCGACAG TCCTCCATCAGAGAGTCAGAGGGAAGAGTTCAGCCGCCTGCAGAGGAAGATCCAACTCACAGAACCAG GCGCGCTGGTTCTGGTCGGACCCGACTACGTGACGGGCTCCAACCTGCCGAGCCATTCGGACCTCCACCCGTCCTGCTTCACCGGACACAGGATCCAG GGTCCGGTGTTCCTTCTGGAGGACAACAAGTCGGCCATTTCTCTGAACGACGCTCTGATGTGGGCCAAGGTCAACCCGTTCTCCCCGCTCGGAACCGGGCTGCGGATCAACCCGTTCTGA